DNA from Maridesulfovibrio ferrireducens:
AATGTCTTGATTTTAAAACGCCAAATCAAGTATTTAGAGACTTAAACAACAGTTGCACTTACTAGTTGAATCTAGGTTTGATTAAATCAACGTTAAGCAGCATCTATCCATATTTATTAAAAAATATTTTTTTACCCGTAAAGTGATCCGTTCTTTTGACCGATATTTTAATTATGAACACGTGAGGCATCTCCACGCCGGATGAATGTCGCCACTCATGGAGGAGTGTATGTATTATCACGGATTTGATAATAAAACTGTATCTGCCAACAAGTACTGGACCAGCAAGGATGATGAGCTAGTATCCTCGCTCTTCGCAAAAATCATCAACAAGACTGTTACCAGTTGCGAAATCGATCCGGAACAGGACCAGCTGGTAGAACAGATGGTCAACAACCTTTTTGATTTATGTTTTTATATTAATAAAGACGTTCATAACTGCTGAGCTACAGACTGCACTTTTTCAGCAAATGCAAAAAAACCCCGGCTACCAATGGTAGTCGGGGTTTTTGTATAGACATTTGCTCTTTTTTCGGAGCATTTTGAACTAAACTGAATAGACTAGCTTACCTGTGCAAGACGAGGAGCGTTTTTAGTCTTTTCTTCTTCAGCTCTCTTACGCAGGTAATGAACCATTGTGAGAATTGCTGTAATTGCTTCAAAGCCTTCCTGCTCAACAATATTAACCAAGTCTTCTTTAGGGTCAGCCTGCAAAGCACTCTTGAGAGCCTTGGAGTATCTTCCGAACCCGTCCATCAGATCAAGTGCCATGTAGTTTGCTTCATCAGGATCACCAGGATTGATATCCATAGGAACGAGTACGTAACCCATAATATTAGCAAGTCTGGTGAGAGGACGAATACTTCCTGTAGATCTCATGAGAGGAACAAGCTCCTCAATACCGACTTTCGCACCCTTATCTTCAGGATTAATCTCACGAAGAAGTGTTGGGTAAGGTTTGCTTATTTCAGTAGCAACATCACGAGCAGGCTTTTCGTTTTTAAGTACAACGTCCTGCAAAAGCTTAGTAAGTTCGTTATTTCCCATAATGTGTCTCCTTGACTTTATTATAATATATTTATTTAATCTTAAGAATGTTAAGCTAAAATCATGCTATTGCATTCTAAAATAACTTGGGTTCATTAAGTCTTAAATTAAAACATGTTACAGATATCAAACCGAAAAGGCTTATTATTATTTTACCACCAAACAAGAACTTTTACTGCGAAACAGGAATAACTGTTATCCTGCAAATCACACCCAGCTCGTAAACAAGGCTATACAGCGAATACTCAGCCCTTGCAAGTATAGAATTAATCAATTTTTAAATTATTCTATTTTAGTATAGAATCTTTATCAAAATTAAAGGGCGTCACCAGCCGGCAACGCCCTTTAATTTTTAATCATACGTGATCTAGCAATCAAGATTCAGTGATTCTAAAAATAGTTGCCCTGAAAAAGTAAGTTCAGCGCCACCCTGAAGAAAAACACTTTCGCCTTCGATTATAACCTTAAGAATTTCACCGCCGGAAGTTTTGACACGGACCGCCGCATCTGTAAGCCCCAGCCTATGCAAAGTAACTTGCACCGCGCTAACGCCTGTTCCGCAAGCATATGTTTCGTCTTCAACACCGCGTTCATAGGTACGCACGATAAGGCTGTCGTTGTCATCAATCTGAACAAAATTAACGTTGCTTCCTGCCGGTGCAAAATC
Protein-coding regions in this window:
- a CDS encoding phage regulatory CII family protein, which encodes MGNNELTKLLQDVVLKNEKPARDVATEISKPYPTLLREINPEDKGAKVGIEELVPLMRSTGSIRPLTRLANIMGYVLVPMDINPGDPDEANYMALDLMDGFGRYSKALKSALQADPKEDLVNIVEQEGFEAITAILTMVHYLRKRAEEEKTKNAPRLAQVS